One window of the Candidatus Hinthialibacter antarcticus genome contains the following:
- a CDS encoding metal-dependent transcriptional regulator → MLGTNGEDYLKTVYALGLDGSPVTPSMLAEHFSVSPAAVTKMVKRLRSLKLVNYSRPNGLSLTSEGRKIALEILRHHRLIELYLLKALGYRWDQVHEEAERLEHVISEVFEEKIDEYLGHPTHDPHGDPIPGKDGSLPDHPTLPIKAMQPGDVSQVERVTDSDAEMLQYMDEVGLVPGAKVKMLREEPYGGSIHLKINGDECAIGRELASNVFVASKKKQRSSQS, encoded by the coding sequence ATGCTTGGAACCAACGGTGAAGATTATTTAAAGACGGTTTACGCGTTAGGTTTGGATGGGTCGCCTGTGACGCCATCCATGCTCGCGGAACATTTTTCGGTTTCGCCTGCTGCCGTAACTAAGATGGTGAAACGTCTTCGTTCATTGAAACTGGTGAATTATTCACGGCCCAATGGGCTGAGTTTAACGAGCGAAGGCCGCAAAATCGCCTTGGAAATTCTTCGTCATCACCGCTTGATTGAATTGTATTTATTGAAAGCCTTGGGGTACCGCTGGGACCAGGTGCATGAAGAAGCCGAGCGTCTGGAGCACGTCATCTCTGAGGTGTTCGAGGAAAAAATCGACGAGTATCTAGGCCACCCGACGCATGACCCGCACGGCGACCCGATCCCGGGCAAAGATGGCAGTTTGCCCGATCATCCTACTTTGCCGATCAAGGCCATGCAGCCTGGCGACGTCAGCCAAGTCGAGCGGGTGACGGATTCCGATGCGGAGATGTTGCAGTATATGGACGAAGTGGGGCTGGTTCCGGGCGCGAAGGTGAAAATGCTTCGAGAAGAGCCTTACGGCGGGTCCATCCATTTAAAAATTAACGGCGATGAGTGCGCTATCGGGCGTGAGTTGGCGTCCAATGTGTTTGTCGCGTCGAAAAAGAAACAAAGGAGCAGTCAATCGTGA
- a CDS encoding malectin domain-containing carbohydrate-binding protein, whose product MMTKHLGLIFCFILIILGSSYSQIVIVTPPDASSIEQLAAKEIQRYLYVRTGIRFDIRLDAGSETQVVAVAAKKSNQWNQYPEADFQQQIANLQDSGYHIQTFLRDGTKSVCIVGGGDSGVLYGAYRFAESLGIRFGLHGDIIPDETMKAELPEIHVQASPLFRIRGVQPFHDFPEGPDWWNAGEYKSILAQLPKLGMNFFALHCYPEEFPIDPKAYPNAEPSVWIGLKDDLNEDGTVAFSYPSSWYNTARGNWGYQPKKTSAYSFGASTMFERDDFGGDVMEGRSPQPASLEDSNALFNDAGALLGDAFSFARSLGIQTCIGAETPLTLPVRLKERLRRQGRDFDSIQTAQALYEGMFKRLMLTAPIDYYWFWTPERWTWQGNSPEQIQHTKDDLTAAMRAAEAVEAPFQFATCGWVLGPVQDRALFDRFLPKSFSMSCINRQVGKEPVDPAFKRIEDRSLWAIPWLEDDPNLLMPQLWAGRMRADAVDARDYGCDGILGIHWRTRVLDPNVQALAKAAWNQDWKQEQITRNRNESLKGANYVQIPKRPINKTNTPDLYTSQIEGPLQYQMSAPNGVYTVTLHFCETEATRANQRVFDVVVQGATVLKGFDPFKRAGRYTAHVESFSARVANETLSIHFSPVKGAPRIAALEIEGRGMGRRVNCGGGDYLDFTADLPLELSVYRDQPVGDFYQDWAYSQFGAQAGEKAADLFSSLDGELPITTTWVRGPGSLKPDSTPWDVRQTEYAYVQAFENLRGDVQGPLSLERFEYWSNQFHFQKTIAHIQCLWHQYNLKMQEANRESVSKQAEYAKAHVLPLRMEIIRQIESAYQFLVNTVCTTGGMGMIANWEQQNFPALLDAPARELSSMLGEELPAAALLRKDYPGPERLIVLTPRSLYRQGEPLQLRVIHLGEEQPEIIQLKMRAIGDSEWLERKARSLSNRVFHIDVPFTDLPEGGFEYYVEAVHASGGSVASPASAPKRGWTAVVTKM is encoded by the coding sequence ATGATGACTAAGCATCTAGGTTTGATTTTCTGTTTTATATTGATCATTTTGGGGTCGAGCTATTCACAAATTGTAATCGTAACGCCGCCTGACGCGTCTTCGATTGAGCAATTAGCGGCGAAAGAGATTCAGCGGTATTTGTACGTTCGTACAGGCATACGGTTTGATATTCGACTCGATGCGGGCAGCGAAACGCAAGTCGTCGCGGTCGCGGCTAAAAAATCAAACCAGTGGAACCAATACCCGGAAGCAGACTTCCAGCAGCAGATTGCGAACCTGCAAGATAGCGGCTATCACATCCAGACGTTTCTTCGGGATGGGACAAAATCGGTGTGCATTGTAGGCGGAGGGGATAGCGGCGTTTTGTATGGCGCCTATCGTTTCGCTGAAAGTTTGGGTATCCGCTTTGGTCTTCACGGCGACATCATTCCCGATGAAACCATGAAGGCTGAACTGCCTGAAATACATGTTCAGGCGTCTCCGTTATTCCGCATTCGCGGCGTCCAGCCGTTTCATGATTTTCCTGAGGGGCCTGATTGGTGGAACGCCGGGGAGTATAAATCCATCCTCGCCCAATTGCCGAAGTTAGGCATGAATTTTTTTGCGCTGCATTGCTACCCTGAAGAATTTCCCATTGATCCCAAGGCATATCCCAACGCAGAACCGTCCGTCTGGATTGGCCTCAAGGACGATTTGAATGAAGACGGAACCGTTGCGTTCAGTTATCCATCATCGTGGTACAACACCGCGCGCGGCAATTGGGGATATCAACCCAAAAAAACCAGCGCCTATTCATTTGGCGCATCCACCATGTTTGAACGGGATGATTTCGGCGGAGATGTGATGGAGGGACGCTCGCCCCAGCCCGCCAGCCTTGAAGACTCTAATGCGCTGTTTAACGATGCGGGGGCGTTGCTGGGCGATGCGTTTTCATTTGCGCGCAGCCTTGGAATCCAAACCTGCATTGGCGCCGAAACGCCATTGACGCTACCTGTGCGTTTAAAAGAAAGACTCCGGCGGCAAGGTCGCGACTTCGATAGCATCCAGACGGCGCAAGCATTATATGAAGGCATGTTCAAACGCTTAATGCTGACCGCGCCAATTGACTATTACTGGTTCTGGACGCCGGAGCGTTGGACCTGGCAGGGAAATTCACCAGAACAGATTCAACATACAAAAGACGACCTGACCGCCGCCATGCGGGCCGCCGAAGCAGTAGAAGCGCCGTTTCAATTCGCCACTTGCGGGTGGGTGTTGGGTCCGGTGCAAGATCGCGCATTGTTTGACCGCTTTCTGCCCAAATCGTTTTCCATGAGTTGCATTAACCGTCAGGTGGGCAAAGAACCAGTTGACCCGGCCTTCAAGCGAATAGAAGACCGCTCGCTTTGGGCGATTCCCTGGTTAGAGGATGACCCGAACCTGTTAATGCCTCAATTATGGGCGGGGCGTATGCGGGCGGATGCGGTTGATGCGCGCGACTATGGATGCGATGGAATTCTCGGCATTCATTGGCGCACCCGGGTTCTGGATCCCAATGTACAGGCGCTGGCGAAAGCGGCCTGGAACCAGGACTGGAAACAGGAGCAAATTACCCGAAACCGCAACGAGAGCCTGAAGGGCGCAAACTATGTTCAGATTCCCAAGCGTCCTATTAACAAGACCAACACTCCTGATCTGTATACCTCACAAATTGAAGGGCCTTTGCAATATCAGATGAGTGCGCCGAATGGCGTTTATACTGTTACGTTGCATTTTTGCGAGACGGAAGCGACCCGGGCCAATCAACGCGTGTTCGATGTCGTGGTGCAAGGCGCAACAGTGCTGAAAGGTTTTGATCCATTTAAGCGGGCTGGACGGTATACGGCGCATGTTGAATCGTTTAGCGCACGAGTCGCCAATGAAACCCTCTCGATTCATTTCAGTCCTGTCAAAGGTGCGCCGCGGATCGCCGCGTTAGAAATTGAAGGGCGGGGCATGGGCCGCCGCGTGAATTGCGGCGGTGGAGACTATTTGGATTTCACTGCTGACCTGCCGCTCGAACTGTCCGTCTACCGCGACCAGCCCGTCGGTGATTTTTATCAGGATTGGGCGTATTCTCAATTTGGCGCACAAGCGGGAGAGAAAGCGGCGGATCTGTTTTCTTCGCTCGATGGTGAATTGCCCATTACCACAACTTGGGTGCGGGGGCCGGGCAGCCTGAAACCGGATTCGACGCCCTGGGATGTTCGCCAAACGGAATATGCCTATGTTCAGGCATTTGAAAATTTGCGCGGCGATGTTCAGGGGCCTCTATCGCTGGAGCGGTTTGAGTATTGGTCAAACCAATTTCATTTTCAAAAAACCATTGCTCATATCCAATGCCTATGGCATCAGTACAATTTAAAGATGCAGGAAGCGAACCGGGAATCCGTTTCCAAACAGGCTGAATACGCCAAGGCGCATGTATTGCCGCTTCGGATGGAAATTATCAGGCAGATAGAATCCGCCTACCAATTTTTGGTAAACACGGTTTGCACCACGGGCGGGATGGGGATGATTGCCAATTGGGAACAGCAAAATTTTCCAGCGTTGTTAGACGCCCCGGCAAGAGAACTATCCTCTATGCTCGGTGAAGAATTACCTGCCGCCGCCCTGCTGAGAAAAGATTACCCTGGCCCGGAGCGCCTGATCGTCTTGACGCCTCGTTCGCTATACCGCCAGGGAGAGCCGCTTCAGCTGAGAGTGATTCATCTTGGCGAGGAACAACCTGAGATTATCCAATTAAAAATGCGAGCCATTGGCGATAGTGAATGGTTAGAGCGCAAGGCCCGGTCTCTTTCGAATCGGGTATTTCATATTGATGTTCCATTCACGGATTTGCCGGAAGGTGGATTTGAATATTATGTTGAAGCCGTCCATGCGTCCGGCGGGAGCGTTGCGTCGCCGGCAAGCGCTCCAAAACGGGGTTGGACCGCAGTGGTTACAAAAATGTAG
- a CDS encoding ferritin: protein MTSKKMFDALNNQINEEMYSSYIYLSMASYFESVNLPGFANWMEAQFQEELAHVMRFYKYVNDRDGRVVLGAIKEPQAKWKSPLDAFKSAYEHEKYITSCIGKLVDLAMKESDHPTNNFLQWFVNEQIEEEATSKGIVDQLEFVESDKVGLYHLDRELASRQATSITPPA, encoded by the coding sequence ATGACAAGTAAGAAAATGTTCGACGCGCTCAATAATCAGATTAACGAAGAAATGTATTCTTCCTACATTTATCTGTCGATGGCTTCCTATTTTGAATCCGTCAATTTACCGGGGTTTGCTAACTGGATGGAAGCGCAATTCCAGGAAGAACTGGCGCACGTCATGCGTTTTTATAAATACGTAAATGATCGCGACGGTCGCGTTGTTTTAGGCGCCATTAAAGAGCCGCAGGCAAAATGGAAATCTCCGCTGGACGCATTTAAGTCTGCCTATGAACATGAAAAATATATTACCAGTTGCATTGGTAAGTTGGTCGATCTGGCGATGAAAGAAAGCGACCACCCCACCAATAATTTCTTGCAGTGGTTTGTGAATGAACAGATTGAAGAAGAAGCCACCTCAAAAGGCATTGTTGACCAGTTAGAATTTGTTGAAAGCGACAAAGTCGGGTTGTATCATCTCGACCGTGAACTGGCTTCCCGTCAAGCGACGTCTATTACGCCGCCAGCGTAA
- a CDS encoding zinc ABC transporter substrate-binding protein, translated as MIQRLLILVTIISVCSCGGPVDDGRIKAVCTIAQVADVVRNVAGDRIEVVNMMGEGVDPHLYKASPADLGLLSRASVVFYNGLMLEGRMTEIFEKMQDGPKPVIAFGDSMDPGLLRSPKEFEGHHDPHIWMSVNMWADAVPTIVDALVKVDPEGEAIYRANGDVYQKKLADLHAWVKAQIATIPREQRVLITAHDAFGYFGDAYDIEVMGLQGISTVSEFGLQDLQRLIDIIVERNVKAVFVESSVPAKSIEALVAGCRGKGHEVVIGGELFSDAMGAAGTDEGTYVGMIRHNVNTMANSLK; from the coding sequence GTGATTCAGCGTTTATTGATTTTAGTAACCATTATTTCAGTTTGTTCCTGCGGCGGGCCAGTGGATGACGGCCGGATCAAAGCCGTCTGCACCATCGCTCAGGTTGCCGATGTTGTTCGTAATGTGGCGGGCGACCGCATTGAAGTGGTCAACATGATGGGCGAAGGCGTTGACCCTCACCTTTATAAAGCCTCGCCCGCTGACTTGGGGTTGCTCTCGCGCGCCAGTGTTGTGTTTTACAACGGACTCATGCTCGAAGGCCGCATGACGGAGATATTCGAGAAAATGCAGGACGGCCCAAAACCCGTGATCGCGTTCGGCGATTCGATGGACCCCGGATTGCTGCGTTCGCCGAAAGAATTTGAAGGCCACCACGATCCGCACATTTGGATGAGCGTGAATATGTGGGCTGACGCCGTGCCGACGATTGTTGACGCGCTTGTGAAGGTCGATCCCGAAGGCGAAGCGATCTATCGCGCCAACGGCGACGTTTATCAAAAGAAATTGGCTGATCTTCACGCTTGGGTCAAAGCGCAGATCGCAACCATTCCAAGAGAGCAGCGGGTGTTGATTACCGCTCACGATGCGTTTGGATATTTTGGCGACGCGTATGATATCGAAGTGATGGGGCTGCAAGGCATCAGCACCGTCAGCGAATTTGGACTGCAAGATTTGCAACGGCTTATTGATATAATTGTCGAGCGCAACGTGAAGGCGGTATTCGTTGAATCAAGCGTCCCGGCGAAATCCATCGAAGCCTTGGTTGCGGGGTGCAGAGGCAAAGGGCACGAGGTCGTTATCGGCGGGGAGTTGTTCTCAGACGCAATGGGAGCCGCCGGGACGGACGAAGGAACTTACGTTGGCATGATTCGGCACAACGTCAACACAATGGCCAACTCGTTAAAGTAA